GACCGGTCGTACACGGTCGTGACGGAGACTGAAACGATCGTCTCGAGTCGAACCGATGCTCTGACGGGACGGTTTTCGGGCACCAGGATTTCCCGGGAGGAACTCCAGTCTCGAGCGGCCGATCTCGCACCGGCGGCGTCGACCTATTTCAGTCTGCTCGTCGTGAGTACGGCGATCGCGACGGCCGGCCTGTTGCTCGATTCCGCAGCGACGATCATCGGTGCGATGGTCGTCGCGCCGTTGATGGGACCTGCGCTCGCGGCGAGCGTCGGCGTCGTCGTGAACGATGAGCCGCTCGCGACGCGCGGTGTCGTGCTTCAGGGAACCGGACTCGTGGTCGCAGTCGCGACAGCCGCAGTAATCGGCTGGCTACTCAGAGGAACGGTGTTGCTTCCGCCGGGGTTCGATATCACGACGGTTCCCCAGATCGAGGAACGAATCACGCCGGACGTGCTCGCGCTGTTCCTCGCTCTGGGATCCGGCGTGGCTGCCGTCGTCAGCCTCACTCGCAACGTCGGCTCGGTGCTCGTCGGCGTGGCGATCGCCGTCGCGCTCGTTCCGCCCGCCGCCACGGCTGGACTCGGTATCGCCTGGGGGAATTCGGAGGTCGTCCTCACAGCCGGCACGCTCGTGCTCGTAAATATACTCTCGATCAACCTCACGGCG
This portion of the Natrinema salinisoli genome encodes:
- a CDS encoding TIGR00341 family protein, giving the protein MHLVQVFVPQGELDLVLETADSADVDYTVSRDTDRGEFEALVSVLVPSSTVEPLLSDLRSAGLDDRSYTVVTETETIVSSRTDALTGRFSGTRISREELQSRAADLAPAASTYFSLLVVSTAIATAGLLLDSAATIIGAMVVAPLMGPALAASVGVVVNDEPLATRGVVLQGTGLVVAVATAAVIGWLLRGTVLLPPGFDITTVPQIEERITPDVLALFLALGSGVAAVVSLTRNVGSVLVGVAIAVALVPPAATAGLGIAWGNSEVVLTAGTLVLVNILSINLTALLLLWVSGYRPHRSADIERVYDRLRSRVIVLFVAIAVLSVVLGGVTYGTYQTASVEHDVQTELEAMSEDRPADGPDLQFQEVAVDYELVDVYADETPVVTVLVERPPGERLPADFADTVRERLEAAANVDLVVVVELVATRRSG